A part of Anabas testudineus chromosome 9, fAnaTes1.2, whole genome shotgun sequence genomic DNA contains:
- the kntc1 gene encoding kinetochore-associated protein 1 isoform X2, whose product MAMWSDVELLANEDTNTVRLGSVSREENGSGLYQLDTLVKITNANEVKTDPRLSSFSGSNWSIVVADKTVILFDQNYQSILLLLNFETDVDAIDVCLEGKFLVVCERNGNLHLIYVPHKTILLTRALVERPSTGDKKTYRYLFIEEDKASTGMYHVFLLIQDGFFHITNLALAKIETAIERNDGIGALKELQSLIKIDFCSTKDYHDEGCSTAVMFNLGHEMHLMIGGDKENVVTHWMLDPHQAKMRLANSVNSSLIPGVRKMVVMENLLYILDTEDVLSLWDLHFLVMIHCWPDLAIHDFELTTECSSASMVAQDRSSMKMITLTKQDNSQISSLQIRFLPSMTVCYSLDVSSVSCLVQTRINMDSIYLVEGICENPESRGEPISSVVVRCFTEALPENRLSRLLHKHMFEEAEKFAITFELDIELVYKVKLDFVLEQLASASVGGYGQDVWCELVGEAKTNLMKITDEQYVVEYCLKAPWPTFETAEKMLNHAATRYSSLQIQEALARLATFCSLHGLENFNGIAWIEFLNCTDNLGDILTHLREGDMKGAQLLWLRYEGQIAAEFDESKLQAVLNAIPEDVSSRDLCPWFRTVFVPFVRRVLPTEQKHLARWLEQRARNLELTEKVAWPQNGLDLAVLGLPSLWSWMKSDDKFGAEEVENLKSLVSNLRQLLDLHRKYNCRLSLSVFEKGSVRSVAFFMLDKVPAPELIAATVDNSILPYAEEHGIPFNELLLQYIKDLLERCSSQTTTLFTEWEAKSVAVLGCMTDTDMMVDAVLEIMQKAVVPWSNVVEKLVQQYLEMNGPKQELLKESYCLMEIRKLLRGYGIRNFNLSNCTQIMTLIRYILKQDLPMSLDDSLTLAEAYKLPTMHIHYMYLIQLISQGKTEECMIVLKKLSSAEAECVVERLTSWARLQLEDKVHISDEHKKHQMVIAQVMAEALKYLHITQKHDALKSMECENNLIMFKAIAHLQEDFDVFFTPSNYEDPNIRKQIQEHHIMAYENTRGRRSSKGKAVMTPVVANDPDGKTKTISTEAGLRRLGRQLQRTEQELWSDLALRAVGVGKVDKALKILSELYEHHYNPSTGKVLFTAAKTLCQMLEADVPMVLPDDMDLPAVIHDLACQAITVCHSDLLLDCLELCKCTRIAMDVYHQCQLSDNYGFIAKDLSLEAEKDPYSQWSFQDVFNEDCIVLDPVSVLPVQYEITNCMLPISQDTKLYPLDCSCLSHCSFEDGSNYLRPLLGPLANMLQMLQECSQLELALRVLVNSYGSCLQHVTSNVMDMKLSVQLYDAQELQMYNKCMNELRKTTASSLNAVAVALLNKVFNWRVVDCDLAIGLCTLLSKAEVFKILWKVIDNTWQNYDKILAVAKIGANLCCLYDEPEEQEKFLSVIIDAEWGIKLGKLEISIQPVFRQQPEMKSSLIPVLVKNKKITPEIILQYCSTFGLDRDGVINQYITTLLLLQEDEDGACDPGPGQEDGQPLCHADALERVLQIIPMLHSTSELTDSLCAAIFKLSPYNYERIEVVLKIIQAADENVTSFSISQAMGLLQHLKSYKRIFPPSDVENTYLLENSLLPNPLSNDRLPFHLLMQSKHYWKIISPELSEETFPTLLLISKLLKVSLDKLYMSAANHVFEKKLKPLLLEQRKKGQGHGYNKETFTVAKTMMKYIHCIQSPEWAAATAHKITQELPSGHEKTQSLRFCLALADAWLKDPNLEEAARARGETFLSKLKLQFQRSATENTLIASQLNSPEHLKLTGLPARLIVALYEHSSVEQRYRDSGGQTYPDIHAVVKEIATINNVDLLKIRNMMLEKWICKTGPAVVKDIGNYDCVSNIEEDPDLMRVVYMLQPCPVDDAVRLLNPILSAETWPLSTAGPRLTFCHRTRALLCLVRLADAAALEARLQIPRTKIQYYLKCYVFVSQLEALNIPYTVQSFVNSPKEGLVKGLWKNHSHEPQAVRLVADLCLEYQVYDPQLWNSLLQKLLGFNLITHLQKVLDAAVAVPALWEISSFSRTWRSMILAPFVSASVPLSPDQQETLYKTFVLLLKCPFLLNLDLMGIANRFAQFNLPAFALGTLLLIPCPLKKAQQIQGFLSVCNPVAILEQVEELMNTGELAGIPSQVTETVLTFISQNGQHHKLLKTKHFKHLKQLIVANGKPNQVKDLVDYLISQNCQDDADSLAREYMKHKEHQRGKTLTNGSSSPSCLKEFLHT is encoded by the exons ATGGCGATGTGGAGCGACGTTGAACTTCTTGCCAACGAGGATACAAACACTGTCCGCCTCGGCAGTGTGTCAAGAGAGGAAAATGGCAGCGGCCTGTATCAGCTGGACACACTGGTCAAAATCACCAATGCCAATGAG gtGAAGACAGATCCCCGTCTCTCCTCTTTCAGTGGTTCAAACTGGAGCATCGTTGTTGCTGATAAGACAGTTATCCTGTTCGACCAGAACTATCAGAGCATCCTGCTGCTTCTTAACTTTG aaaCTGATGTGGATGCCATTGATGTATGTCTAGAAGGAAAGTTTTTGGTCGTCTGTGAGAGAAATGGAAACCTTCATTTGATCTATGTTCCACACAAGACAATCCTTCTGACTAGG GCTTTGGTAGAGAGACCGTCCACTGGAGATAAGAAAACATATCGCTATCTCTTCATAGAAGAGGACAAGGCATCCACAG GGATGTACCATGTGTTCCTTCTCATACAGGATGGATTTTTCCACATTACAAACCTTGCTTTGGCAAAGATTGAGACAG CCATTGAAAGAAATGATGGTATTGGGGCTTTGAAAGAG CTCCAGTCTCTCATCAAGATAGACTTCTGTTCCACCAAGGATTACCATGATGAGGGGTGCAGTACAGCAGTGATGTTCAATCTGGGCCATGAAATGCACTTAATGATTGGG GGggataaagaaaatgttgtgaCTCACTGGATGTTGGACCCTCATCAGGCTAAGATGCGCCTTGCTAACTCTGTCAACAGTAGCTTAATTCCAG GTGTGAGGAAGATGGTTGTAATGGAAAATCTTCTGTATATTCTTGACACTGAG GATGTCTTGAGTCTTTGGGACCTGCATTTCCTTGTCATGATTCACTGTTGGCCTGATCTTGCCATTCACGACTTTGAACTCACCACAGAATGTAGCTCTGCCTCCATGGTGGC tcaaGACAGGAGCAGCATGAAGATGATTacactgacaaaacaagacaacagtCAG ATCAGCTCACTACAAATACGCTTTCTGCCTTCCATGACTGTTTGCTACTCTCTGGATGTCTCCTCAGTCTCCTGTCTTGTCCAGACAAGAATAAACATG GACTCTATTTACTTAGTTGAGGGCATTTGTGAGAACCCAGAAAG TCGAGGAGAGCCTATAtcctctgttgttgtcagaTGCTTCACAGAGGCTTTGCCAGAGAACag ACTTAGCAGACTtcttcacaaacacatgtttGAAGAGGCTGAGAAGTTTGCCATCACATTTGAGCTCGATAtagag CTTGTTTATAAAGTGAAGCTCGACTTTGTGCTTGAGCAGCTGGCTTCTGCATCGGTGGGTGGTTATGGACAGGATGTTTGGTGTGAACTTGTGGGTGAGGCAAAGACCAACCTGATGAAGATCACA GATGAGCAGTACGTGGTGGAATACTGTCTAAAGGCTCCCTGGCCGACATTTGAGACGGCAGAGAAGATGCTAAACCATGCAGCCACCCGTTACTCCTCATTGCAGATCCAAGAGGCCTTGGCCAGGCTGGCAACATTCTGCAGCCTTCATGGCCTTGAAAATTTCAA TGGCATTGCCTGGATTGAGTTTCTGAACTGCACTGACAATTTGGGAGACATCCTAACCCATTTAAGAGAAGGAGACATGAAAGGTGCACAACTCCTTTGGCTCAGATATGAG GGACAGATTGCAGCAGAGTTTGATGAGAGCAAGCTCCAGGCTGTCCTGAACGCCATCCCAGAGGATGTGTCATCTCGAGACCTTTGTCCTTGGTTTAGGACggtttttgttccttttgtgaGGAGGGTACTCCCAACAGAACAG AAACACTTGGCGAGATGGCTGGAGCAGAGGGCACGAAATCTTGAGCTAACAGAAAAG GTTGCTTGGCCCCAGAATGGGTTGGACTTAGCAGTGTTAGGGCTGCCCTCATTATGGTCATGGATGAAATCT GACGATAAATTTGGTGCAGAAGAGGTTGAAAACCTCAAGTCCCTGGTCTCCAACCTCCGACAGCTGCTGGACCTCCATCGTAAATACAACTGCAGGCTTTCACTTTCAGTCTTTGAGAAG GGAAGTGTACGAAGTGTTGCCTTCTTCATGCTGGACAAGGTGCCAGCTCCAGAGCTGATAGCCGCCACAGTGGACAACAGTATCTTACCATACGCTGAAGAGCATGGTATTCCTTTTAATGAGCTGCTCCTGCAGTACATCAAG GATTTGCTGGAACGTTGCAGTTCTCagaccacaacacttttcacaGAATGGGAAGCTAAATCAGTGGCTGTACTTGGCTGCATGACCGATACAGAT ATGATGGTGGATGCGGTGCTGGAGATTATGCAAAAAGCCGTAGTACCTTGGAGCAATGTGGTGGAAAAATTGGTTCAACAGTACCTAGAGATGAATGGACCAAA ACAAGAACTTTTAAAGGAAAGCTATTGTCTCATGGAGATAAGGAAACTACTCCGGGGATATGGGATCCGCAACTTCAACCTCTCGAACTGCACCCAAATTATG ACACTGATTAGATACATTCTGAAGCAAGATCTGCCAATGTCTCTAGATGACTCCCTGACATTAGCTGAGGCGTACAAACTTCCAACCATGCATATTCATTACATGTATCTGATCCAGCTTATTAGCCAAGGCAAG ACTGAGGAATGCATGATTGTGCTGAAGAAGCTGTCATCAGCCGAGGCAGAATGTGTGGTCGAGCGCCTCACATCTTGGGCTAGACTGCAGCTGGAGGACAAAGTTCACATATCTGATGAG CACAAGAAGCACCAGATGGTCATAGCTCAGGTGATGGCAGAGGCTCTAAAATACCTGCACATAACTCAAAAAC ATGATGCTCTTAAAAGCATGGAGTGTGAGAACAACCTCATCATGTTCAAGGCGATCGCCCACTTACAG GAGGACTTTGATGTTTTCTTCACACCCTCCAACTATGAGGATCcaaacatcagaaaacaaatCCAAGAGCATCACATCATGGCCTATGAAAACACCCGTGGCCGCCGTTCATCTAAGGGAAAGGCTGTGATGACTCCTGTTGTGGCTAATGATCCAGATGGCAAGACCAAGACTATCTCCACAGAAGCTGGGTTACGCCGTCTAGGAAGGCAGCTGCAACGCACCGAACAGGAGCTCTGGTCTGACCTGGCCCTCCGAGCTGTGGGAGTGGGGAAGGTGGACAAGGCTCTAAAGATCCTCAG TGAGCTGTATGAACACCACTATAATCCAAGCACAGGGAAGGTTTTGTTCACTGCAGCTAAGACATTGTGCCAGATGCTCGAGGCAGATGTGCCCATGGTGCTTCCTGATGACATGGACCTACCAGCAGTTATTCATGATCTGGCCTGCCAGGCCATCACTGTGTGCCATTCAG ATCTGCTCCTGGACTGTCTGGAGCTTTGCAAGTGCACACGGATAGCTATGGATGTCTATCATCAGTGTCAGTTATCAGACAATTATGGCTTCATAGCCAAG GATTTAAGTTTGGAGGCAGAAAAAGATCCGTATTCTCAGTGGAGTTTCCAGGATGTTTTTAATGAAGATTGCATCGTTCTGGACCCAGTTTCTGTGCTTCCTGTTCAGTATGAAATTACCAACTGCATGCTGCCTATTTCTCAGG ATACCAAACTCTATCCACTGGACTGTTCCTGTCTGTCCCACTGCTCATTTGAAGATG GTTCAAATTACCTGCGACCCCTCCTCGGTCCCCTGGCCAACATGTTACAGATGTTACAGGAGTGTAGTCAGCTGGAGCTGGCCCTCAGAGTGCTGGTCAACTCATACGGCAGCTGCTTGCAGCATGTCACCTCTAATGTTATGGACATGAAGCTAAGTGTACAG cTTTATGATGCCCAAGAGCTTCAGATGTACAACAAATGTATGAACGAGCTCCGAAAGACAACTGCATCTTCTCTGAACGCTGTCGCTGTAGCTCTCTTAAATAAG GTGTTTAATTGGCGGGTGGTGGATTGTGACTTGGCTATTGGACTCTGTACGCTCCTCTCCAAAGCAGAAGTCTTCAAAATACTGTGGAAGGTTATTGACAACACCTGGCAAAACTATGACAAAATCTTG GCTGTGGCCAAGATTGGCGCCAATCTCTGCTGCTTGTATGATGAGCCTGAGGAACAAGAGAAGTTTCTGTCTGTCATCATTGATGCTGAATGGGGCATCAAACTTGGGAAATTAGAG ATATCTATCCAGCCAGTGTTCCGTCAGCAGCCTGAAATGAAGAGCAGTCTTATCCCTGTTCTGGTGAAGAACAAGAAGATCACCCCTGAAATTATCCTCCAGTACTGCAG cactTTTGGTTTAGACCGTGATGGTGTGATCAACCAGTACATCACCACCTTACTGCTCCTCCAAGAGGACGAGGATGGTGCGTGTGATCCAGGACCAGGACAGGAAGACGGGCAGCCTCTGTGTCATGCTGATGCACTGGAGCGAGTCCTGCAGATTATCCCGATGTTGCACAGCACGAGCGAACTGACTGATAGTCTCTGTGCTGCCATTTTCAAG CTTAGCCCTTATAACTACGAGAGAATTGAAGTAGTGCTGAAGATCATACAGGCCGCAGACGAGAATGTGACCAGCTTTTCTATTAGTCAG GCAATGGGCCTTCTTCAGCATCTGAAATCCTACAAGCGAATCTTTCCTCCATCAGATGTGGAGAATACGTATCTTCTGGAAAACAGCCTGCTGCCAAACCCACTGTCCAATGACAGACTGCCCTTTCACCTGCTCATGCAGAGCAAGCATTACTGGAAAATTATCT cTCCCGAACTCAGCGAAGAGACTTTCCCTACACTTCTTCTAATCAGCAAGCTGTTGAAG GTGAGTCTTGACAAGTTATACATGTCAGCAGCCAACCACGTGTTTGAGAAGAAGCTGAAGCCTCTGCTCTTAGAACAGAGGAAAAAGGGTCAGGGTCATGGCTACAACAAGGAAACTTTCACAGTGGCCAAGACCATGATGAAGTACATCCACTGCATCCAGAGCCCAGAGTGGGCGGCTGCCACAGCCCACAAGATCACCCAAGAGCTTCCATCAG GCCACGAGAAGACTCAGTCCCTTAGGTTCTGTTTGGCCCTTGCGGATGCATGGCTGAAAGATCCAAACCTTGAG GAGGCAGCACGGGCCAGAGGGGAGACCTTTCTGTCCAAGCTGAAGCTACAGTTTCAGCGCTCAGCTACGGAGAACACACTGATAGCGAGTCAGCTGAACAGCCCAGAGCATTTGAAACTGACTGGATTACCAGCCAGACTCATAGTTGCTCTGTATGAGCACAGCAGTGTGGAGCAGCGCTACAGAGACTCGGGAGGTCAGACTTATCCAG acATACATGCTGTGGTTAAGGAAATAGCCACAATCAACAATGTGGATCTTCTGAAGATCCGTAACATGATGTTGGAAAAATGGATCTGCAAAACAGGCCCAGCTGTTGTCAAG GATATTGGTAATTATGACTGTGTCAGCAACATTGAGGAGGATCCAGACTTAATGAG GGTTGTGTACATGCTCCAGCCTTGCCCCGTGGATGATGCTGTCCGTCTTCTAAACCCTATCCTATCTGCTGAAACCTGG CCTCTCAGCACTGCTGGGCCTCGTCTGACATTCTGCCATCGGACTCGAGCGCTGCTTTGTCTCGTTCGCCTCGCTGATGCAGCCGCTCTGGAGGCTCGCCTACAGATCCCCAGGACCAAGATCCA ATATTACCTGAAGTGCTACGTCTTTGTCTCTCAACTGGAGGCATTAAACATCCCCTACACTGTACAGTCTTTTGTCAATAGTCCCAAGGAGGGTTTGGTTAAGGGGTTGTGGAAGAACCACAGTCATGAGCCACAG gcAGTGCGATTAGTGGCAGACCTGTGCTTGGAGTACCAGGTGTATGACCCCCAACTGTGGAACAGTCTACTTCAGAAGCTGCTAGGCTTTAACTTG ATCACCCACCTCCAGAAGGTGCTAGATGCAGCAGTGGCTGTTCCTGCTCTGTGGGAG ATTTCCAGTTTCTCCAGAACCTGGAGGAGTATGATACTGGCCCCTTTTGTTTCAG CTTCTGTTCCTTTGAGTCCCGATCAACAGGAAACACTTTACAAGACCTTTGTTCTCCTTCTAAA GTGCCCGTTCCTATTAAATCTGGACCTGATGGGGATTGCCAATCGCTTTGCACAGTTCAATTTGCCTGCCTTTGCCCTGGGAACCCTCCTTCTTATCCCTTGTCCCCTTAAAAAAGCTCAGCAGATCCAG gGCTTTCTGTCCGTGTGTAACCCAGTCGCCATTCTTGAACAAGTGGAAGAGCTTATGAACACTGGGGAACTGGCTGGAATTCCCTCACAG GTCACCGAGACAGTTTTAACTTTCATCAGTCAAAACGGGCAGCAccacaaactgttaaaaaccaAACACTTTAAGCATCTGAAGCAGCTCATAGTGGCAAATGGAAAACCAAACCAGGTTAAAGACTTGGTGGACTACTTGATCAGCCAGAACTG TCAAGATGATGCAGACTCTCTCGCTCGTGAGTACATGAAACACAAAGAGCATCAAAGAGGAAAAACGCTGACAAACGGCTCATCTTCACCAAGCTGCCTAAAG gAGTTTCTCCACACGTAA